A genomic window from Triticum urartu cultivar G1812 chromosome 7, Tu2.1, whole genome shotgun sequence includes:
- the LOC125520330 gene encoding 21 kDa protein, with protein sequence MPRSGALPLLAALVLALAAAAAASSGAAKGAPAATDFIRKSCRETQYPSVCMQSLSSYGKPPPRSPQELARAALSVSADRARSASAYVGRICGPAPRGGGGAKAAKGSPARDCLENMADSVGHLRDAAKELDGSLGRAGSPAFRWHLSNVQTWCSAALTDENTCLDGLSRGVDAGTRAAIRSKVVEVAQVTSNALALVNKVGSGH encoded by the coding sequence ATGCCTCGCTCCGGCGCTCTCCCCCTCCTCGCCGCGCTGGTCCTCGCCCTTGCGGCCGCGGCCGCAGCCTCCTCGGGAGCGGCGAAGGGCGCACCGGCGGCCACCGACTTCATCCGCAAGTCGTGCCGCGAGACGCAGTACCCGTCGGTGTGCATGCAGAGCCTGTCGTCGTACGGCAAGCCGCCGCCGCGCAGCCCGCAGGAGCTGGCGCGCGCAGCGCTGTCGGTGAGCGCGGACCGCGCGCGGTCGGCGTCGGCGTACGTGGGGCGGATCTGCGGGCCGGCcccccgcggcggcggcggcgccaaGGCGGCGAAGGGCAGCCCCGCGCGCGACTGCCTGGAGAACATGGCGGACAGCGTGGGCCACCTGCGCGACGCGGCCAAGGAGCTGGACGGGAGCCTGGGCCGGGCCGGGTCGCCGGCGTTCCGGTGGCACCTGAGCAACGTGCAGACCTGGTGCAGCGCGGCGCTCACCGACGAGAACACCTGCCTCGACGGGCTCTCCCGCGGCGTGGACGCCGGCACGCGCGCCGCCATCCGGAGCAAGGTCGTGGAGGTCGCCCAGGTCACCAGCAACGCCCTGGCGCTCGTCAACAAGGTCGGGTCCGGGCACTAG